From Arcobacter lacus, one genomic window encodes:
- a CDS encoding hydrogenase small subunit, whose protein sequence is MNDSIDMVKKVFTQKSGRVETNKGEVYYNSLFEKTKQRLKALREQEPLKDIDMMDVIESEGVNRRDFMKWVSATTATLMLPPMFAPLVAEATELMNRVPVIWIELQDCAGNSEALLRSSAPTVDDLLFDVLSLEFHETLQAAAGHDADKQLEEAVEHFKGKYLLFVEGAIPMAMNGQYGTIGAMGETFHEHLMRMSKDAAAVVAVGTCATFGGVPAAAPNPTGAVGVMDLVKGKPVINIPACPANPANMVGVVLHYVLTGQVPELDSLLRPKFAFGYRIHDNCERRAHFDAGEFVEEWGDEGAKNNWCLYKVGCKGPMTFNNCSIIRYNEGTNWPVGVGRGCIGCSEPDFWDKYAYERPMANAKIKAPTGGVEKTVDEFGLGLLTATAVGIGVHAVASVVAGKKSNEGEEK, encoded by the coding sequence ATGAATGACTCAATAGATATGGTAAAGAAAGTTTTTACCCAAAAATCAGGTAGAGTTGAAACAAATAAAGGTGAAGTTTATTACAACTCTTTATTTGAAAAAACAAAACAACGATTAAAAGCTTTAAGAGAGCAAGAACCACTTAAAGATATCGATATGATGGATGTTATTGAGAGTGAAGGTGTAAATAGAAGAGATTTTATGAAGTGGGTTAGTGCTACAACTGCTACACTTATGCTTCCTCCTATGTTTGCTCCACTTGTTGCAGAAGCAACTGAACTTATGAATAGAGTTCCAGTTATTTGGATTGAGTTACAAGACTGTGCTGGAAACTCTGAAGCACTTTTAAGAAGTAGTGCTCCAACAGTTGATGATTTATTGTTTGATGTATTAAGTTTAGAATTCCATGAAACACTTCAAGCAGCAGCAGGACATGATGCTGATAAACAACTTGAAGAAGCTGTTGAACATTTTAAAGGTAAATATTTACTTTTTGTTGAAGGTGCAATTCCTATGGCTATGAATGGTCAATATGGAACAATTGGTGCTATGGGAGAGACTTTCCATGAACATTTAATGAGAATGTCAAAAGATGCAGCTGCTGTTGTTGCAGTCGGAACATGTGCTACTTTTGGAGGAGTTCCAGCAGCTGCTCCAAATCCAACTGGTGCAGTTGGAGTTATGGATTTAGTAAAAGGAAAACCTGTTATTAATATTCCTGCCTGTCCTGCAAACCCAGCAAATATGGTTGGAGTTGTGCTTCATTATGTTTTAACTGGTCAAGTTCCTGAACTTGATTCTTTATTAAGACCTAAATTTGCATTTGGATATAGAATTCATGATAACTGTGAAAGAAGAGCTCACTTTGATGCTGGAGAGTTTGTTGAAGAGTGGGGAGATGAAGGTGCTAAAAACAACTGGTGTTTATATAAAGTTGGTTGTAAAGGACCAATGACATTTAATAACTGTTCAATTATTAGATATAACGAAGGTACAAACTGGCCAGTTGGTGTTGGAAGAGGATGTATTGGATGTTCTGAACCAGACTTCTGGGACAAATATGCTTATGAAAGACCAATGGCAAATGCGAAAATTAAAGCACCTACTGGTGGAGTTGAAAAAACAGTTGATGAATTTGGACTTGGATTATTAACAGCAACTGCTGTTGGTATTGGAGTTCATGCAGTAGCATCAGTTGTAGCAGGTAAAAAATCAAATGAAGGAGAAGAAAAATAA
- a CDS encoding HyaD/HybD family hydrogenase maturation endopeptidase yields the protein MKKNIVVGVGNMLFKDEGIGIYASEYIRQNYEFDDENLEIIDGGTLGFKLMAYFQEYDNVIILDTVSIEDTAGSIYRLPSEVLLGLGNYRKTAHEVEIVEMLEIVSVLDSHANVTIMGIIPEDIISVEIGLTEKMEEKFEEYVLNIIKEIESLGIKSKKIKNIAIKDIVKNIIGSYNGEHLNRIPNEEDFTHAINL from the coding sequence ATGAAAAAAAATATTGTTGTTGGTGTAGGAAATATGCTCTTTAAAGATGAGGGTATAGGAATTTATGCCAGTGAATATATAAGACAGAATTATGAATTTGATGATGAGAATTTGGAAATAATCGATGGTGGTACTTTAGGTTTTAAATTAATGGCATATTTTCAAGAGTATGATAATGTTATTATTTTAGACACAGTTTCGATTGAAGATACAGCTGGAAGTATCTATAGACTACCAAGTGAAGTTCTTTTAGGACTTGGAAATTATAGAAAAACAGCTCATGAAGTTGAAATAGTTGAAATGTTGGAGATAGTTTCTGTTTTAGACTCTCATGCAAACGTTACAATTATGGGAATAATCCCTGAAGATATAATAAGTGTAGAGATAGGTCTTACAGAAAAAATGGAAGAAAAATTTGAAGAATATGTTTTAAATATTATAAAAGAAATTGAATCTTTGGGAATAAAATCAAAAAAAATCAAAAATATAGCTATAAAAGATATTGTAAAAAATATAATAGGTAGCTATAATGGCGAACATTTAAACAGAATTCCAAATGAGGAAGATTTCACGCATGCAATTAATTTATAA
- a CDS encoding Kae1-like domain-containing protein, which yields MQLIYKIEFNTTNLYFKYIIETLISEVKINASCKQYKDFILIIFDEDEKNIESFFLLLEKKLPMSIFISNSYVVDSYDETLEEIENFNIKQNLTLLTNDSIVKIIRENKIDFLNDIEKIKSGGISRFETHNGLKKLFLPNKTIREEFENKGYQVKLLITDVTKLDELFDLNMRDFQLLCSIERPLIKLKFKLLKNANKEFSSTKFIYAKIPDDKETVLFAKALKENGFNYILYVNDDVYQDGLRVTYNKEQNIIISGNKGLFPKYDFVSRKKFNSSKEYFNEFGGVYKATLAQSAKRLEPSVGVYFSSTTKSSSISLNIPTKGQKEVIVIPNIRNSITNCFDEISAIDEHCSRLITNFIRKYPEVVSAIVPTNAKGFESIVNICAKVLGLNSAKEFEDLALDTNLKSGIQIDMKLIKVNKLNVLDYRRIVQSIMSYKMANVDNQTLAYSFYESLSEFICNYSDEIAKEIKAKDIVLCGNMFANSILLSKTLKTLSKNYNIILPKEYPLDY from the coding sequence ATGCAATTAATTTATAAAATAGAGTTCAATACTACAAACTTATATTTTAAATATATAATAGAAACTTTAATAAGTGAAGTAAAAATAAATGCTTCATGTAAACAGTATAAAGATTTTATTCTAATTATTTTTGATGAAGATGAAAAAAATATAGAGAGTTTTTTCCTTCTTTTAGAAAAAAAGCTTCCAATGTCGATTTTTATATCAAACTCTTATGTAGTTGATAGTTATGATGAAACTTTGGAAGAAATAGAAAATTTTAATATCAAACAAAATCTTACTTTACTTACAAATGATTCAATAGTAAAAATAATAAGAGAAAATAAAATAGATTTTTTAAATGATATAGAAAAAATCAAAAGTGGTGGAATATCAAGATTTGAAACTCATAATGGTTTAAAAAAACTGTTTTTACCAAATAAAACAATAAGAGAAGAGTTTGAAAACAAAGGTTATCAAGTAAAACTTTTAATAACTGATGTAACAAAACTTGATGAACTTTTTGATTTGAATATGAGAGATTTTCAACTTTTATGTTCTATTGAAAGACCACTAATAAAACTAAAATTTAAACTTTTAAAAAATGCAAATAAAGAGTTTAGTTCAACAAAATTTATTTATGCAAAAATTCCAGATGATAAAGAGACAGTTTTATTTGCAAAAGCATTAAAAGAAAATGGTTTTAACTATATTTTATATGTAAATGATGATGTTTACCAAGATGGATTAAGAGTTACTTATAATAAAGAACAAAATATTATCATCTCAGGAAATAAAGGACTTTTCCCTAAATATGATTTTGTTTCAAGAAAAAAGTTTAACTCTTCAAAAGAGTATTTTAATGAATTTGGTGGAGTTTACAAAGCAACTTTAGCTCAAAGTGCAAAAAGATTAGAACCTAGCGTTGGAGTATATTTTTCTTCAACTACTAAAAGTAGTTCGATTAGTTTAAATATTCCTACAAAAGGACAAAAAGAAGTTATTGTTATTCCAAATATTAGAAATAGTATTACAAATTGTTTTGATGAAATTTCAGCTATTGATGAACATTGTTCAAGATTGATTACTAATTTTATTAGAAAATATCCTGAAGTTGTATCAGCGATTGTACCTACAAATGCAAAAGGTTTTGAATCTATTGTAAATATTTGTGCAAAAGTTTTAGGTTTAAATAGTGCAAAAGAGTTTGAAGATTTAGCACTTGATACAAACCTAAAAAGTGGTATTCAAATAGATATGAAACTTATAAAAGTTAATAAATTAAATGTTTTAGATTATAGAAGAATAGTTCAATCAATTATGTCTTATAAAATGGCAAATGTTGATAACCAAACTTTAGCATATTCATTTTATGAGAGTTTGAGTGAATTTATCTGTAATTATTCAGATGAAATTGCAAAAGAGATAAAAGCAAAAGATATTGTTTTATGTGGAAATATGTTTGCAAATTCTATTTTGTTGTCAAAAACACTTAAAACTTTGAGTAAAAATTATAATATCATTCTTCCAAAAGAGTATCCTCTAGACTACTAA
- a CDS encoding TetR/AcrR family transcriptional regulator: protein MSNTKENKKNSIIENALKLFSQKGFYNTTIPDIAKAMQMSVGNMYNYFTSKEELAKFAIKYSTNILADELRKINNLEISSKEKIYLFVQKYLENVQKSPEVIEYFLRVYLSNREVFKQGCEGFLCVGEFVTEVMILLDDGAQKKEFREQEFFPAFAMIMGCLGGFAFLSGENVLDKDILSYSDAVADNIYRALKYEE, encoded by the coding sequence ATTTCTAATACTAAAGAAAACAAAAAAAATTCTATCATTGAAAATGCATTAAAACTTTTTTCTCAAAAAGGTTTTTATAATACAACAATTCCTGATATTGCAAAAGCTATGCAAATGAGTGTTGGAAATATGTATAATTATTTCACTTCTAAAGAAGAACTTGCAAAATTTGCAATAAAATATTCAACAAATATTTTAGCTGATGAATTAAGAAAGATTAATAATTTAGAGATTTCTTCAAAAGAAAAGATTTATCTATTTGTTCAAAAATATTTAGAAAATGTTCAAAAATCACCAGAAGTAATTGAGTATTTTTTAAGGGTTTATTTATCAAATAGAGAAGTATTTAAACAAGGTTGTGAAGGATTTTTATGTGTTGGAGAATTTGTAACTGAAGTTATGATTTTACTTGATGATGGTGCGCAAAAAAAAGAGTTTAGAGAACAAGAATTTTTCCCAGCTTTTGCTATGATTATGGGATGTTTGGGCGGTTTTGCTTTTTTAAGTGGTGAAAATGTTCTTGATAAAGATATATTGAGTTATTCAGATGCTGTTGCTGATAATATCTATCGAGCACTGAAATATGAAGAGTGA
- a CDS encoding RNA polymerase sigma factor — MLKYYDELVSYVQKMTKDKEQALEIVQETYARTLEKQKEIKIENERAFLYKVARNLTFDYSKKVKNKEFIEYKEENHFCSIEEQPDEIVLENIKEELLIEALETLPKHLKQVFVLHIFDGYDKKQIAKILNLSLNTVQKYVIAATTKLTEYIEEKEWN, encoded by the coding sequence ATGTTGAAATATTATGATGAATTAGTCTCGTATGTTCAAAAAATGACAAAAGACAAAGAACAAGCTTTAGAAATAGTACAAGAAACTTATGCAAGAACTTTAGAAAAACAAAAAGAGATAAAGATAGAAAATGAAAGAGCTTTTTTATATAAAGTTGCTAGAAATCTGACTTTTGATTATTCAAAAAAAGTAAAAAATAAAGAATTTATCGAATACAAAGAAGAAAATCATTTTTGTTCTATTGAAGAGCAACCAGATGAAATTGTTTTAGAAAATATCAAAGAAGAGTTATTAATAGAAGCTTTAGAAACTTTACCAAAACATCTAAAACAAGTTTTTGTTTTACATATTTTTGATGGATATGATAAAAAACAAATTGCAAAAATTTTAAATCTTAGTTTAAATACTGTACAAAAATATGTTATAGCTGCAACGACAAAGCTTACAGAGTATATAGAAGAAAAAGAGTGGAATTAA
- a CDS encoding nickel-dependent hydrogenase large subunit, with amino-acid sequence MTKKHLVIDPITRIEGHLRIEAIIDENNVVTDAYSSSTMFRGIEEILKGRDPRDCGLLAMRICGVCTGTHYQRSIEAVEHAFKITIPKNARLVRNLIQGALYLHDHIVHFYHLHALDWVDITEALKADPKATVAEAQKWASVSGQRAWNASEDVYAQVQERVTKYVKQGRLGVFGNAYWGSKGFKLTPEQNLIGLSHYLDALELQRDLAKMMAIFGGKNPHPQSFVVGGVTCVQDIKNPARIAEFKQILKKGRKFTKEAYLSDVYMAGTMYAGEALEGIGGGIGNYMSYGDFRLDDTPFYESAKLFPSGIVKNRDLSKVFEIDQTKITEDVTHAWYEGNTNLHPFDGVTKPNYTGFGKKENNIAYLDTDNKYSWIKSPLYDDERMEVGPLARMIVGVASKDERISKYVTTFLKNGNLPVQVLFSTVGRTAARAIETELMADVMMEWVDELASNVAHGDLSTWTEFNFDNVSKDTQGFGMAEAPRGGLGHWVKIKDGKVANYQAVVPSTWNAAPRDYKGRLGAYESALIGTKVANPDQPLEILRTIHSFDPCIACAVHIIDTNGKELGVYKVDPIGGTSRA; translated from the coding sequence ATGACAAAAAAACATTTAGTAATAGATCCAATTACAAGAATTGAGGGACATCTTAGAATTGAAGCAATAATAGATGAAAACAATGTTGTAACTGATGCTTATTCTTCTTCTACTATGTTCAGAGGTATTGAAGAGATTTTAAAAGGAAGAGATCCAAGAGACTGTGGATTATTGGCTATGAGAATTTGTGGAGTTTGTACAGGAACTCACTATCAAAGAAGTATTGAAGCAGTTGAACACGCGTTTAAAATCACAATTCCAAAAAATGCAAGATTAGTAAGAAACCTTATTCAAGGTGCTTTATATTTACATGACCATATTGTTCACTTCTATCATTTACATGCACTTGACTGGGTTGATATTACTGAAGCACTTAAAGCAGATCCAAAAGCAACTGTTGCTGAAGCTCAAAAATGGGCAAGTGTTTCAGGTCAAAGAGCTTGGAATGCAAGTGAAGATGTATATGCTCAAGTTCAAGAAAGAGTTACAAAATATGTAAAACAAGGAAGACTTGGAGTTTTTGGAAATGCTTATTGGGGAAGTAAAGGATTTAAACTAACTCCTGAACAAAACTTAATAGGACTTTCTCACTATTTAGATGCACTTGAATTACAAAGAGATTTAGCAAAAATGATGGCTATTTTTGGTGGTAAAAATCCACATCCACAATCTTTTGTTGTTGGTGGAGTTACATGTGTTCAAGATATTAAAAATCCTGCAAGAATTGCTGAATTTAAACAAATCCTTAAAAAAGGAAGAAAGTTTACAAAAGAAGCATATTTAAGTGATGTTTATATGGCAGGAACAATGTATGCTGGTGAAGCTTTAGAAGGAATTGGAGGAGGTATAGGAAACTATATGTCTTATGGTGATTTTAGACTTGATGATACTCCATTTTATGAATCAGCTAAACTTTTCCCTTCAGGAATTGTAAAAAATAGAGATTTATCAAAAGTTTTTGAAATTGACCAAACAAAAATAACTGAAGATGTAACTCATGCTTGGTATGAAGGAAATACAAATCTTCACCCATTTGATGGAGTAACAAAACCAAATTATACAGGGTTTGGAAAAAAAGAGAATAATATTGCATATTTAGATACAGATAATAAATATTCTTGGATTAAATCACCACTTTATGATGATGAAAGAATGGAAGTTGGACCACTTGCAAGAATGATAGTTGGTGTTGCTTCTAAAGATGAAAGAATCTCTAAATATGTAACAACATTCTTAAAAAATGGAAACTTACCAGTTCAAGTTCTATTCTCAACAGTTGGAAGAACAGCAGCAAGAGCAATTGAAACTGAACTTATGGCTGATGTTATGATGGAATGGGTTGATGAGTTAGCTTCAAATGTTGCTCATGGAGATTTATCAACTTGGACAGAATTTAATTTTGACAATGTTTCAAAAGATACTCAAGGATTTGGTATGGCTGAAGCTCCAAGAGGAGGTTTAGGACATTGGGTAAAAATTAAAGATGGAAAAGTAGCTAATTATCAAGCTGTTGTTCCTTCAACTTGGAATGCTGCTCCAAGAGATTATAAAGGAAGACTTGGTGCTTATGAATCAGCATTAATTGGTACAAAAGTAGCAAATCCAGATCAACCACTAGAAATTTTAAGAACTATTCATAGTTTTGACCCTTGTATTGCTTGTGCGGTACATATTATTGATACAAATGGCAAAGAATTAGGTGTTTATAAAGTAGATCCAATTGGAGGAACAAGCCGTGCCTAA
- a CDS encoding nickel-dependent hydrogenase large subunit, protein MKTVNLVERIEGEAKLNCSWKNGIIIDSRIDFLNFRGFEYILEDKSPLDALVYTPRICGICGQAHLNAAVEVLEKAYENIDEKLEITPKAKLLRQIGLNIEIIDSHIKWFYMFILPDVIKLSTNDLNVYEPLKGKKWLEACKVASETIKALAIIAGQWPHSSYMLPGGVMSDPTKMDLVNMQNYLQIAINFFEDNIVSIPLDDYLSFGSFDNFEKIGGDLKLFKDLSFKYNLQNFGKSYNKFISLGNTNIFKKGKFRSKLVNKIDLSKVLENNDFTFSLSGDNTQKHTWSKSVTYNDSFFETGPLARAIISNRKFMKDIHKNFDDSVFTRVVARIDELAFLLEDTKNLISRVNIKEASFIKPKISLNKVDKAEATAVVEATRGSLYHKIDIEKGKIKFYDVITPTVWNLGPQNKKEKGIAQNAIIGTSSIDIAKIILRSFDVCSVCTTH, encoded by the coding sequence ATGAAAACAGTAAACTTAGTTGAAAGAATTGAAGGTGAAGCAAAACTTAATTGTTCTTGGAAAAATGGAATAATTATAGATTCAAGAATTGATTTTTTAAATTTTAGAGGATTTGAATATATTTTAGAAGATAAATCACCTTTAGATGCTTTAGTTTACACACCTAGAATTTGTGGTATTTGTGGACAAGCTCACTTAAATGCTGCTGTTGAAGTTTTAGAAAAAGCTTATGAAAATATAGATGAAAAGTTGGAAATAACTCCTAAAGCAAAACTTTTAAGACAAATAGGTTTAAATATTGAAATAATTGATTCTCATATAAAATGGTTTTATATGTTTATTTTACCAGATGTTATTAAATTAAGTACAAATGATTTGAATGTGTATGAACCTTTAAAAGGAAAAAAATGGCTGGAAGCTTGTAAAGTTGCAAGTGAAACTATTAAAGCTTTAGCAATTATTGCTGGACAATGGCCTCACAGTTCATATATGCTTCCTGGTGGTGTAATGAGTGATCCAACTAAAATGGATTTAGTAAATATGCAAAATTACCTTCAAATTGCAATAAATTTTTTTGAAGATAATATTGTTAGTATCCCTTTGGATGATTATCTTTCATTTGGAAGTTTTGATAATTTTGAAAAAATAGGTGGAGACTTAAAACTTTTTAAAGATTTATCATTTAAGTACAATTTACAAAATTTTGGTAAATCTTATAACAAATTTATATCATTGGGAAATACCAATATATTTAAAAAAGGAAAATTTAGGTCAAAATTAGTAAATAAAATTGATTTATCAAAAGTTTTGGAAAATAATGATTTTACTTTTAGTTTAAGTGGAGATAATACTCAAAAACATACTTGGAGTAAAAGTGTTACTTATAATGATTCTTTTTTTGAAACAGGACCACTTGCAAGAGCTATAATATCAAATAGAAAATTTATGAAAGATATTCATAAAAACTTTGATGATAGTGTATTTACTAGAGTTGTAGCAAGGATTGATGAATTAGCTTTTTTACTTGAAGATACAAAAAATCTTATATCAAGAGTTAATATAAAAGAGGCTTCTTTTATAAAACCTAAAATTTCTTTAAATAAGGTAGATAAAGCAGAAGCAACTGCTGTTGTTGAGGCTACAAGAGGCTCTTTATACCATAAAATTGATATTGAAAAAGGAAAAATAAAATTTTATGATGTTATTACTCCAACTGTTTGGAATTTGGGTCCTCAAAATAAGAAAGAAAAAGGAATTGCACAAAATGCAATTATTGGAACATCATCAATAGATATTGCAAAAATAATTCTTAGAAGTTTTGATGTGTGTTCTGTGTGTACAACTCACTAA
- a CDS encoding NADH-quinone oxidoreductase subunit B family protein, which produces MKSEKNPTIVWFQAITCNGNTHSFLSSNTAKFELFLNSFNLIYHPSLTIDKSLNDILTESKEIDFLLVEGSISSNDFIFSISDNSTKNILKELASKAKYIVCVGSCASFGGIHAKFTQNEDICSVQAALDIKKLSNMKHQIINLSGCPVHPEWIFQTLNTLKIYNKIALDELGRPKELYSTLAHHGCTRNEYFEWKVEGEFGEKEGCLFYNQGCRAPMTHSSCNKILWNEVSSKTRAGVPCVGCTENDFPRADMLETKKNIGIPQDIPIGISKRAYLSISGVAKTFKIDRLHKKLME; this is translated from the coding sequence ATGAAGAGTGAAAAAAATCCAACTATTGTTTGGTTTCAAGCCATTACTTGTAATGGTAATACACACTCTTTTTTAAGCTCAAATACGGCTAAATTTGAACTTTTTTTAAATAGTTTTAATCTTATTTACCACCCAAGTCTTACAATTGATAAATCTTTAAACGATATTTTAACTGAATCAAAAGAGATAGATTTTTTGCTTGTTGAAGGCTCTATTTCTTCTAATGATTTTATTTTTTCAATATCAGATAATTCTACTAAAAATATTTTAAAAGAACTTGCTTCTAAAGCAAAATATATTGTTTGTGTTGGTTCTTGTGCTTCTTTTGGTGGAATACATGCAAAATTTACTCAAAATGAAGATATTTGTTCTGTTCAAGCAGCTCTTGATATTAAAAAATTATCAAATATGAAACATCAAATAATAAATCTTTCTGGTTGTCCAGTTCATCCTGAATGGATATTTCAAACACTTAATACTTTAAAAATTTATAACAAAATAGCCTTAGATGAACTTGGAAGACCAAAAGAGTTATATAGCACTTTAGCTCATCATGGTTGTACAAGAAATGAGTATTTTGAATGGAAAGTTGAAGGTGAATTTGGAGAAAAAGAGGGCTGTTTATTCTATAATCAAGGGTGTCGTGCTCCTATGACTCACAGTTCTTGTAATAAAATTTTATGGAATGAAGTTAGTTCTAAAACAAGAGCAGGTGTTCCTTGTGTTGGGTGTACTGAAAATGATTTTCCAAGAGCAGATATGTTAGAAACTAAAAAAAACATAGGAATTCCTCAAGATATACCTATTGGTATTTCAAAAAGAGCATATCTAAGTATTAGTGGAGTTGCAAAAACTTTTAAAATAGATAGACTTCATAAAAAGTTAATGGAATAA
- a CDS encoding cytochrome b/b6 domain-containing protein gives MKKVERMTPIMRTIHWGNAICMLVAVITGLYIGHPYYQSFIADPAVDKYVMAWNRWGHFIAAIIFDVTAILIGYLYLFSRFEKPYKKILPTKKNFIEFCEVFFNLITFNRRKKFSSEHSDSYNIMFFTVFHLLLVFMLFTGLQLYVHGLASGESSIGAWWPWMLHFATDWTLHVFGGNMGVRIAHHTSMYLILVWVMCHIYYQIWRTIFWQESDIAIVFGGYKYVKEEDKKEEK, from the coding sequence ATGAAAAAGGTTGAGAGAATGACTCCAATCATGCGAACGATTCACTGGGGGAATGCGATTTGTATGCTTGTTGCAGTCATAACTGGTTTATATATAGGTCATCCATATTATCAAAGCTTTATAGCTGACCCAGCAGTAGACAAGTACGTGATGGCATGGAATAGATGGGGACATTTTATTGCTGCAATTATTTTTGATGTTACAGCAATTTTAATTGGTTATTTATATCTATTTTCAAGATTTGAAAAACCATACAAAAAGATACTTCCTACAAAAAAGAATTTTATTGAATTCTGTGAAGTTTTCTTTAACTTAATTACATTTAATAGAAGAAAAAAATTTAGTTCAGAACATAGTGATAGTTATAATATTATGTTTTTTACAGTTTTTCACTTACTATTAGTATTTATGTTATTTACAGGACTTCAATTATATGTTCATGGATTAGCATCAGGGGAGAGTTCTATTGGAGCTTGGTGGCCTTGGATGTTACACTTTGCAACAGATTGGACTCTTCATGTGTTTGGTGGAAATATGGGAGTTAGAATTGCTCATCATACATCTATGTATTTAATCTTAGTTTGGGTAATGTGTCATATTTATTATCAAATCTGGAGAACAATCTTCTGGCAGGAAAGTGATATTGCAATCGTATTTGGTGGTTACAAATACGTAAAAGAAGAAGATAAAAAAGAAGAAAAATAG
- a CDS encoding FecR family protein, with protein sequence MNENIQEKAAYFFTCKKDGFTKSQELEFNTWINENIEHKKAFEKVERLQLLYSSLSKNIKDKISQEVHQEIKSEKSFKKAKIFKIAASILLLIGASLFTVNEYLNFGIKHTFVTDKEIKDIVLPDGSKVVVDAKTKLDIKYYKDKREVNLSFGKALFDVAKNPDKPFIVNANMIKVEVLGTNFEVKNEKDKIDVDVIRGKVKVEQNKNDEIKELAILTEGKHISFDKQNSKVRLKDIDIKTIASWKDGVLFFQDDSLEKAINEFKKYKDVNIVIQKEAQKYSVSGSFPIDDMDKFLFALTKIYPLKVDKKEDFTYIYKKF encoded by the coding sequence ATGAATGAAAATATACAAGAAAAAGCGGCTTATTTTTTTACCTGTAAAAAAGATGGCTTTACAAAAAGTCAAGAACTAGAGTTTAATACTTGGATAAATGAAAATATAGAACATAAAAAAGCTTTTGAAAAAGTAGAAAGATTACAGCTTTTATACTCTTCTTTATCAAAAAATATAAAAGATAAAATCTCACAAGAGGTTCATCAAGAAATCAAAAGTGAAAAAAGTTTCAAAAAAGCAAAAATTTTTAAAATAGCAGCTTCGATTCTTCTCCTAATTGGAGCAAGTTTATTTACAGTAAATGAATACCTAAATTTTGGTATAAAACATACTTTTGTAACAGATAAAGAGATAAAAGATATAGTTTTACCTGATGGTTCAAAAGTAGTGGTAGATGCAAAAACAAAGTTGGATATCAAATACTACAAAGATAAAAGAGAAGTAAATTTGAGTTTTGGAAAAGCTCTTTTTGATGTAGCAAAGAATCCAGATAAACCTTTTATTGTAAATGCAAATATGATAAAAGTAGAAGTTTTAGGTACAAACTTTGAAGTAAAAAATGAAAAAGATAAAATAGATGTAGATGTGATAAGAGGAAAAGTAAAAGTTGAACAAAATAAAAATGATGAGATAAAAGAGTTAGCAATTCTTACAGAAGGAAAACATATCTCATTTGATAAACAAAATAGTAAAGTTAGATTAAAAGATATAGATATAAAAACTATTGCTTCTTGGAAAGATGGCGTTTTGTTTTTTCAAGATGATTCTTTGGAAAAAGCTATAAATGAATTTAAAAAATATAAAGATGTAAATATAGTTATTCAAAAAGAGGCTCAAAAGTATTCTGTTAGTGGCTCTTTTCCTATAGATGATATGGATAAGTTTTTATTTGCTTTGACAAAAATATATCCTTTAAAAGTTGATAAAAAAGAAGATTTTACATATATTTATAAGAAATTTTAA